A window of the Cystobacter fuscus genome harbors these coding sequences:
- a CDS encoding type III polyketide synthase, protein MNTALTQDCAPVIRAVERLLPPHYSPQEQIIGALRDLWATRHYNIERLEELHRSVQVDGRFLALPIEQYNTLTTFQQRNDAWIKVASELGEQVVGKALERTGLTPRDVDHLFFVTVTGISTPSVDARLMNRMRMRSDVKRTPIFGLGCVAGAAGVSRASDYLRAWKGQTALLITVELCSLTLQREDLSIPNIIASGLFGDGAACVVLQGADKAPTGTGPRIMSTRSVLFPDTERIMGWDVVDSGFKVVLSAKVPQLVREHIRQDVDGFLAEQGLTRKDIKHWVAHTGGPKVLQAFEDSLELVVGSLERSWRSLHEVGNLSSASVLFVLGDTLESGVARPGDWGVMMAMGPGFCAELVLLRW, encoded by the coding sequence GCCGTGGAGCGGTTGCTTCCGCCGCACTACTCCCCGCAGGAGCAGATCATCGGGGCGCTGCGCGATCTCTGGGCCACGAGGCACTACAACATCGAGCGCCTGGAGGAGCTGCATCGCTCGGTGCAGGTGGACGGCCGCTTCCTCGCCCTTCCCATCGAGCAGTACAACACGCTCACCACCTTCCAGCAGCGCAACGACGCGTGGATCAAGGTGGCCAGCGAGCTGGGCGAGCAGGTGGTGGGCAAGGCGTTGGAGCGCACGGGGCTCACGCCGCGGGACGTGGACCACCTCTTCTTCGTCACGGTGACGGGCATCTCCACGCCGAGCGTCGACGCGCGGTTGATGAACCGCATGCGGATGCGCTCGGACGTGAAGCGCACGCCCATCTTCGGGCTGGGGTGTGTGGCGGGGGCGGCGGGGGTGTCGCGCGCCTCGGACTACCTGCGCGCGTGGAAGGGCCAGACGGCGCTGCTCATCACCGTGGAGCTGTGCTCGCTGACGCTCCAGCGCGAGGACCTGTCCATCCCCAACATCATCGCCTCCGGGCTCTTCGGGGACGGGGCGGCGTGCGTGGTGTTGCAGGGCGCGGACAAGGCCCCTACGGGCACGGGGCCGCGCATCATGTCCACCCGCTCGGTGCTCTTCCCGGACACCGAGCGCATCATGGGCTGGGACGTGGTGGATTCGGGCTTCAAGGTGGTGCTGTCGGCCAAGGTGCCGCAGTTGGTGCGCGAGCACATCCGCCAGGACGTGGACGGCTTCCTCGCCGAGCAGGGGCTCACGCGCAAGGACATCAAGCACTGGGTGGCACACACCGGAGGTCCCAAGGTGTTGCAGGCCTTCGAGGACTCGCTGGAGCTGGTGGTCGGCTCGCTGGAGCGCTCGTGGAGGTCCCTGCACGAGGTGGGCAACCTCTCCTCGGCCTCGGTGCTCTTCGTGCTGGGGGACACGCTGGAGTCGGGCGTGGCCCGGCCCGGAGATTGGGGCGTGATGATGGCCATGGGTCCGGGCTTCTGCGCCGAACTCGTGCTGCTGCGCTGGTGA